A window of the Miscanthus floridulus cultivar M001 chromosome 14, ASM1932011v1, whole genome shotgun sequence genome harbors these coding sequences:
- the LOC136502918 gene encoding BTB/POZ and MATH domain-containing protein 1-like, whose translation MAALALSSAARQLSRSASTIFMREVSGSHKLTIDVYSASRKLPQAWWAPSQAFEVAGYSWRILYFPNGRRQEEGDDDCISLYLELVHGGQHHHPPHTDPVQFKFSLLDQAGDPVPGYSRSKELCAFWLHPPSGPIPTGSTTVPIGFDGFVKWKDLHESGALKDDRFAIRCDITAIRDWPEPDDNDDGAPKHGADVVIDVAGETFDAHGWLLAARSPVLEAELLALTSSSKKEKEKEGAARRVMKIKGMEPKVFKAMLHFVYTDALPQELEQDGDDGDGVEMARGLLAAAHRYKLERLKQMCEEALCRRIDVGTVAATLVAAEEHRCQALKAACLEFMARPGCMKAVMETRGFEEMKATCLPLLVELLVKQLT comes from the exons ATGGCGGCTCTCGCCCTGTCGTCTGCTGCGCGGCAGCTCTCGCGCTCCGCCTCCACCATCTTCATGCGCGAAGTGAGCGGCTCCCACAAGCTCACCATCGACGTCTACTCGGCGTCAAGGAAGCTCCCCCAAGCGTGGTGGGCACCGTCCCAGGCTTTCGAGGTGGCAGGCTACAGCTGGCGGATCTTGTACTTCCCCAATGGCCGCCGTCAGGAAGAAGGAGACGATGATTGCATCTCCTTGTACCTCGAGCTCGTCCATGGCGGCCAGCACCACCACCCCCCGCACACCGATCCCGTCCAGTTCAAGTTCAGCTTGCTCGATCAGGCCGGGGACCCGGTGCCCGGGTACAGCCGCTCGAAAGAACTATGCGCCTTCTGGCTGCACCCACCGAGTGGTCCGATCCCGACAGGATCAACGACTGTTCCGATCGGATTCGACGGCTTCGTCAAGTGGAAAGACCTGCACGAGTCCGGTGCCCTCAAGGACGACCGCTTCGCTATCAGGTGCGACATCACCGCTATCAGAGACTGGCCCGAGCCCgacgacaacgacgacggcgCTCCG AAGCACGGAGCGGACGTGGTCATAGACGTCGCCGGGGAGACGTTCGACGCGCACGGCTGGCTGCTGGCGGCGCGGTCGCCGGTGCTGGAAGCGGAGTTGCTCGCGCTAACCAGCAGCagcaagaaggagaaggagaaggagggtgCCGCCCGCCGCGTGATGAAGATCAAAGGCATGGAGCCGAAGGTTTTCAAGGCGATGCTCCACTTCGTGTACACCGACGCGCTGCCCCAGGAGCTGGAGCAGgacggcgacgacggcgacggcgtggAGATGGCGCGGGGACTGCTCGCGGCGGCGCACAGGTACAAGCTGGAGAGGCTGAAGCAGATGTGCGAGGAGGCGCTGTGCAGGCGCATCGACGTCGGCACGGTGGCGGCCACGTTGGTGGCCGCGGAGGAGCACCGGTGCCAGGCTCTCAAGGCAGCGTGCTTGGAATTCATGGCTCGCCCTGGGTGTATGAAGGCGGTCATGGAGACCCGTGGATTCGAGGAGATGAAAGCCACCTGCCTCCCTCTTCTCGTCGAGCTTCTCGTCAAGCAGTTGACTTGA